In Hyperolius riggenbachi isolate aHypRig1 chromosome 1, aHypRig1.pri, whole genome shotgun sequence, the genomic window CATAGGTAAAAAATGCTGCTCTACTTTATAACCTTATTCAGAAAGAAGTACTTACTGCAAATGTCAAACTCTAGGATCCACTAAGGTACAGCATGATGCCGTATAATATACTCTCTACATGACAGGTAATAAGTCAATTTATTTTGGATCTATGGTATTTTGCCATGGTTTTTCCAAAATGTTCAgagaatcatttattttcataTACACTTGAAAACAGTTTCAGTGGGAGAAGAATTCCAGCTTGGGAGAGTTTTTGTAATGAGCTAGTTAGTGGCTGTCTGAGGTTGGAACTGTCTGTCATTGCAtaatactattccctctcattttcattaaagaggaaccttaatgcaaattgaacttcatcccagttatTAGCTgagaccccttttcccatgataaatctttaccttttctcttatAGTTCATCAAGGACCTCTGTATGGCTGGTAGTGAGTGAGATGAAAcctctcccatagtgtgatgtcattctCTTGGCCATGACAGTTTCCTATCCGCGAACTTCATTGCAATGTGGGAGATAAGCGCTGTTGCTAACTTCCATGCAAACattatttccctctgtgcatatatgtatatatcaacCGCTAAGCCTATCACATTGTAAATGGGTATGTTTACAGATAAGAGCAGTTGGTGCTGTCAAGTTTTTTcatgcctgccagtagtaaagataatGGCCTGCAGACTCTCAGTGGATCAAACAAACTtcgatttttttttagcttcacaATTTGCAATgtcttcatttatttttttccccagctacTGTCTCAGCAAAGGTCCTGCTTAATGCAGTAAATCATGTAGAATTATTTAcccatggtggccatacatgttacaatgttttcatccaatcttaccatttctatgtaatataaggtaactgtctaaattatcctttcaatatattcacttaatttacccttatactacatagaaatggtaagattggatgaaaaaattgtaccatgtatggccaccataaaactGATTTTCCAGCTTTTTGCTGTTTACCCAACAATTTTTTCTCAACTTCTTGGGACATCCAtcagaaatgtattttaaaatgtcaaAGTTTACCACTTTTTGTATTCTTTGCAAATGAGATTGAATATCTGTGGTGTATTATTGTTTATCTAAAAGGGTTTGTTGGTGGAGTGTCCAAGAAAATCATAACTTGACTAGCTGAGCAATATCCTATGTAATCAGAAACCCCAGTTGTGGTTGCATGATCAATGAGGTTGGTAACACCATATCTAGATGAAACACTATCCTAAGTGTATGACATGGCGAATATGACATCATGATGAACTTCTAAATTTCACTGTATGGTGAGAATAATAcatttataacatttttttttaaagtatttatatttttctattggtatattgcttattttaaactccaaggcccatgtgcaattaacttttacacctgagttatttttcatttttaaactaaaatttgagcattttacaaatgaaaaaagtacccaaaagttggcgaACAAGTactataaaatgtattttgagtattctctttcttgctggtggcttaaaagacattttattacaagctgtgaaaatatcacctaggggaaaactcaggaggaaaagtgaattgcatatgaccccaAAGGTTAAATATAtaaacacacaggcccatatgcaattattttttctcctgagttatctcctaggtgataatttttatcttcttcttaaaatacattttcagcattttacaactgaaaaagtaccaagaagttggcgaaaaagtactattaaaattattttgaatattttcttgcttgctgggggtttaaatagTATTTTATAAACAAgttataaaaatatcacctaggtgtaaactcaggtgaaaaagtgaattgcatatggcccacagttggttatttattttacttttccagtctatttaaaataaaaaaaactacttaCCAAGTGATTATGACACTTCTGCAGATAGGAGGGTTCAAGCTGGGCTTTATTGCTTTAAAGTGCTCATCATTACAAATATTTTATACTTTTATAAAACAAaactaaatataaaaaataatcacACTGTGGTAGTGGTTGATTTCCGCAATATAGTTTTTTGTGGTTTTGGTGCAATTGGAGGAGGTTGACTTCCAGGCTTTAAAGGAGGTTGACAAACACCACTGTTAATTCCCAATCCACCATTTTCCACAGGGTACGGCGGTTTGGGTGGAGGTGGTAATGGACAGTGGTGGGGAAGTTTTGTTGCTAAGTGGACAGGCTCTCCATGAAGATGTACATCTCTGTTTTTCATTTCTGATCGAACATCACAGTCTGGACAGTAGCCATGATATAGAACATTTTCACTAAAACGTACTCGTTCTCTTGTTGTAGCCTGAGAACACCTGTCCTTTTCTGTCCTGTGTGTCAGAGACTGTCCTGTCATTTTATCTACTTTGATATTATGAATTGCACATACATCACCATTAGGAAGTTTGACAGGTCCGCCAGGAAAGCCACCATTTCTAAGTGACACTGGATTATTCTTTAGCGTGTTGGTGGAATTAATTAACCTTTGAGTTTCTTCAAACTTCACTGGAGTTAGCCgtggaggaggtggtggtggattaGGCTTCCTAAGTACTGTCAGGACAGTGGCTGGATGTGCAGGTGGATTTATTAAAGGTGCATTGGCTCGAACTTTACTCTTGTCTATGCTGGAAGCTGTTGTGCTACTTGAGCTGCTGTTCAATGTATCTGTTTTGGAGCTGTCTGTCATCTCCTCTTCCAGCTGCAAGTCTGAAGTCAATGTGTCAATTTGGTCAACCACCTGCAGAACAAAGAAAAGGTAGTTACCAACCTGCAGCATGCAAAGTTTGACAAAcataataaaaacttaaaaaagagagaagaccgagagcccaatatagtgtagtatgtattaaaaAGGGATGAAAGTAGTATGaaatgtaagtaatatactcacaaaccagggttgcctccaaggcaaccactgttcaGGCAGGTGCGGAgaataagcctgtccccactcaggagtaaaacgtcgctctctgtagatagagggAAGTAGTAGGGtaggtcacccttccaccaagggtggatttctGATTGcgcaaaggtgtacagaggcgccggaaggataaaagtaactaaaaagtttaaaattgttttggttgtggtggtggaccagccaaccataaacagacaaggcTGTCGGTTTTTGAAAACATATATACAGTTTATTCGATTACTCCCAATAcaaggtcgcaacgcgtttcacgggaaataacccgcttcttcaggcaataaaagacaggagcaatacacagcgtATCGTCTAGatgatgcttggcacctctgagaGGTGCCAAGCATCATCTAGACGATacgctgtgtattgctcctgtcttttattgcctgaagaagcgggttatttcccgtgaaacgcgttgcgaccttgTATTGGGAGTAATCGAATAAACTGTATATATGTTTTCAAAAACCGACAgccttgtctgtttatggttggctggtccaccaccacaaccaaaacaattttaaactttttagttacttttatccttccggcgcctctgtacacctttgcgCATAATAAAAACTTAGATTGTcttatacttaaccacttaaggactacaggcttacacccccctaatgaccaagctattttttacaattcagtgctctgcagctttaacagcttgctgcagagccatacaacatagcacccaaattaaccccccccccctttttctgcccaccaacagagatttctgttggtgggctctgatcgaggctccaggctttgaattttttttaatttatttaattgttattaattaattaatcaaaacgcatattttatttttatttctcccTCCCCCGAGGACCAATCAGAGCGATCCTCTCTCATTGGCATCAGCCTATTAGAGGGAATCGCGtttggagcctctccaggggacagccaagtgacagggctatccccagtacagcgctgcggtagatcgcagtgctgtacaagcaaaataaactttttttttacagttcaccAGCAACGATTGCCACTGGTAGAATGTTGATGGAGAGGAGCTCTGTCACTCAAGCAGGGATGCATGCACATCCGCGCGTGCAAACCAtgctaatctcctcccccaggacttgatgccttttGGCGTTCTGGGCAGACCACCTTGCGGCCACCAACTGACATTAGGCGGTCGCAAGGAGGTGAACCCAAGCTGGTACTACCTGctaacctaggtagagggaagcctatggataGTACAGATGCTTTTCATCTCTTCCTTGACCCACCATTGCAGTACCTGGACCCTATGAACATATCCGTATGGCCTGGCACCCCGCACGTACAAGCACATCCGGACAGCACCTGCATGAGTACGGCCACGTCTGTGGAGTTTGTCGAAACTGCTCTGTTATGAGCCGCTGTGTGCGACTGTGCAGACGCAGGTGCACTACGGTGGCAtgaagggaagcacagatgtaaactaAAACAGGTCCAGCGGTGGTGGGGTTGAGGAGGCTTCCCTCTATCTAGGTAAATATATAATTTGTTTTTCCTAGCTGgcttaggtttgctttaattagtTAAGTGAACACCGTATTTTTACTTTTGATACCAGACTTTGACATTTTGTTTAGTCGTCTTCGTCTATAATTTGAAACTGTGTTCTGTTGTCTATTATTTGAAACTGTGTTCAtgaaaataattaataaatgTTATCTTTTAATTTATTACAAAAGTATCTAAAGTAGAAGCAAGTTGTTGTATGCAACCCGTGGCTCTCTTCACATTTGCATTTGTACACAGGGTACAAGAAGATACATTCCTTTTACAAAGCACCAGGCACCATGACATGTCCTTCACTAACAGCATCAACAGACTGAATTCAGAAAAAGAAATGTCTTTGTCACATCAATATACATATAATCTGCACAATAAACTATATGAGCATAGTAAAATGTTTTTATACTACAGTTAAATCTATAACGTAAGGGAATACATAGCTGAATAACAGAAAGAtccaaaaatacattatttggaaCTCAAGTAACCGGCAACCTCAAGTAACTGGCAATAAACCAGGGGGCGATGGGGTCTTTCTCCCTTTATCTTACTAATACAGAACAGCACACAGCGGTAAAGATGTATGAGAGGTACAGGCTCTTCTTACAGCTGTTGGCTGGTCTGCTGCATCTTCCGTAGGCTCCCGATGTGAGTCACCTGACATGCATCGGGTCACGTGACATACATCGGTAGCTGTACAGAAGATGCAGCAGAACAGCCAGCAATTGTTGGGGGATGGAAGAGTCACACTAATCCCCCCCAACCGGTATCAGACAATCCCTGGCTATGCCAGATAACAGGGACTCTACTGTACTTATTAAGCTATGGGTCTCTAGCAAGATAGACTGATAAAGTCTCCTATTGCAAACAAGGCACAATATAACATCAGGAATATACAAAGTTATGGATATGTTGGTGAAGCTGAGAATTCCAAAACATTGATGTTGGAGAATCATCTCCCTGTGGATATCTGACCACGGAATGAGTGTCATCCAACAATCAGTCACAGTTTGTAGTCATGGTTCATTTGACTGTCATGTTGAGTCACTTTCCACTGGGTAAAACTACAAACAGACATTAGTTGCAATCTTGCATGTTCATGGAAGCATCACTGATTTACTATCATGTTCCACCGCCATgtagggcccaatccaattaactttttctcctaagttttctcctgggtgatatttttacatcttatgaataaaatgctttttaagccaccagcaagcaagaacatactcagaataattttgacagtagtttttcacctacgttttggcactttttcaattgcagagtgcggaaacgttattttaaacagaaaaaatatgaaaaattatcttccaggggaaaacttaaaagaaaaagtgagTGGAAGCAGGCCGTAGTGTCTACTTTGCCCATTACTTTTTGATATGTTGTGTTTAAGGTGAAGACTGTAGCAAGGATGGAACAAAGGCGCCAGTATCAGGATAAAAtcgttaaaaaccatttaaaagaggaggtagtggcgGACTTGCCTCCCCCGTAAGTAGACACCGAATTGGTTGATTTGTTAGTCAACATTCAAATGTATagtatttatacactccacaatgTAACGTGTTTCGCAAGattaaaccgcttcatcaggcaataatggGAGCAATAACTAGTACTGGTCAGTGTAGTTGCTTAGCGCCAACAGAGGCGCACACATTTTGTCTTTCTCCATAACCTGgttatactacatactacactatattagacTCCCggtgtccctttctgttttcttcCTTAAGGTGAAGACTGGTTAAATATTTTGCCTAAAATGTCAAGCCTCTTTATCACTAAATAACAAGTTATCTTTATGAAGAAAAATCTCCAATTCCACCTCACTGAAAAATTGTATTTGCAAttctgattccttcttttagtaaTATCTTAAGGGCAATATATATCCTTTCGTTGACACAGAAATGAGGGTAATTTGTATCCTAGAAGCGCCAGCTCATCTAATGCATGCAATCTTTCCAAATCTCTGTGCAAAGTTCTTTCATGTCAATCTCTTGTACTTTTATTAAATAACCAGGAAAATTAAATGTTCCTTCATATCCCAGTATTTGGCATTTTCCTTAGCATTTGCTCAACACTGTATCAAGCCATATTCCTGATGATTCTGCATTCTGGAATACCTAGGTAAATCTGTATTCGGGGCATTAATAACGTAAAAGTACACTGTACATATCATAGGTAAGTTAAAATTCCGTATATGATACATattcatcttaaagagactctgtaacaaaattttcagccttagtagtagtacttctatcctataagttcctttgcctgttctaatgtgctctggcttactgcagccattcctaattgcacagtagctgtgttatgtctgttatatgatctaatcttctctcttctgtcggctctgtcagcagaggctggaatgtgtggaatgtgctgcactgcttgtcattggcagaagctatacacaccccctccaggccccctgcaggctctgtatgactcacacactctgcttatgtgagcctatcacaagctggttagtttgtttgtaaacactgcctaaaactggcaattacaagccaggtttgcagcagagagtggcaaaaacagcacataggggcccaggagaacataatgaatagaatggtatgctttttgctgtaaaaattttagagtacagattctctttaaacccaaGCTGACCTGTGCAGTCTTTGGGTTAGACACTTGTATGGCTAGTTATTATATTTAATAATgataatataaaagcttggcagatgagcttttcatCCTTAGGCTTGTGCAAAGAAGtagggggacatgatctgcgtttgaaggaaaacattttttgtcGACATAGAAAGGCTTTCTTTGCAGTGAGAGGGATTAAGATATGGAATATCTTATGGCTATAAGTTTAATAGTAAGATGTgcattatctccccccccccccccagctgcagaCGCATCCTTAGCCTCTAGCCTAGTGACTCCCCTGTCTAGCACTCCTGTACTGTCACCTGAGGGTTAGAGTGCAGATCTCTGCAGACAACAGTCCTTGTACATGTGTATGAAACTTAGCAGTTATGAAAGGCTGTCCACAGGGGGATATGACTTAAACTGGCAAGCCAATCACTCCCCTCCATGCATACCAATGTGTCCTAAGGGGTGGGCGTGTTTCAGACTGAGGAGATAAGGATTTACAAATTGGTACAATTTTAatttgagaaaaaaataattattttataaaCAAAATTTTTATAGATAGCTAATTTAGTGAATGCTCTGTTAAATGCATATGCTTAATGGGAAACTTAACTGTAAAAACATTTGCTAGTtatttacctggtgcttcttccagttccctgaagtcctcctgctcccttcCTGTGATTCTGCATTGCAACAATCGTTCACTGTCTCCCTCCCTAAGCCGGACGACTCGGCGAGTTGCCggccactgcgcatgcatggcgctGACCAAGCATCTCCTCTATTCTGCTCCCGCAGCTCAgagtatactgcacatgcgcagtggcaatTATTTTCTTTTCGATCACTGGAGCATGATGGAGGAGGTGCGTGAAACAATGCTGCACATGAAGCGATCGGAGGGGGACAGTGGCTACAAGGACCATCATGGAATGACAgcgagggaccaggaggacttcagggggctggaagaagccccaggtaagtaattagCCATTATTTTTTTAAGTTAAGGTGTTCTTTAAACAGGAAAAAAGTGCCTAAACTGGGACATTAATAGATAGAGGTGCATTTGACTTGAAGTTGAATCTCCTTTGTCACCATGTACCAAtgtaacatctgcggctgcgtgcacgcagggtgtctccgcagccgcctcagtTCCCTGCTTGGAGACTTTTTCCATTttgtcggcgtctagcacgccgaggacggaattgtcattagcacatagggttgctgtatcgtgtggccgcgcgcgtagacaggacctttatgctgggaggaggcgcgtcagctgacccgctggtctgctgacgtcagaggggactcacgccgctcaggattggctaattgtagtgggcgcggctgtgaggcctcctctgcttcttaagccttcacgattcactcgcaacctgtctgctgttgcaaatacatacttgttagcgctcagaccttagactagtatccagtgtgctttgatctgggaggaaaccaggaatttcacacaagactaggactattgtttattgtattattattgatattctgtgtatgactctggcttatctctgactccgctattgcttaacgtttctgtacctctgcccatctgatctagttgctgatcctctgcctgaatacctactactcttttgcctactgattctgtactgtatctgcctctcagttgccgaacctagcctgtctgacctctctactcaccagtgggcccttgccactggtgaggtgcttttctgatagtacccaccaactcatc contains:
- the PRR16 gene encoding protein Largen isoform X1, whose protein sequence is MSAKSKGTSSPTEGQVSKAKVKEQIKIIVDDLELVLGDLKDVAKELKEVVDQIDTLTSDLQLEEEMTDSSKTDTLNSSSSSTTASSIDKSKVRANAPLINPPAHPATVLTVLRKPNPPPPPPRLTPVKFEETQRLINSTNTLKNNPVSLRNGGFPGGPVKLPNGDVCAIHNIKVDKMTGQSLTHRTEKDRCSQATTRERVRFSENVLYHGYCPDCDVRSEMKNRDVHLHGEPVHLATKLPHHCPLPPPPKPPYPVENGGLGINSGVCQPPLKPGSQPPPIAPKPQKTILRKSTTTTV
- the PRR16 gene encoding protein Largen isoform X2 encodes the protein MTDSSKTDTLNSSSSSTTASSIDKSKVRANAPLINPPAHPATVLTVLRKPNPPPPPPRLTPVKFEETQRLINSTNTLKNNPVSLRNGGFPGGPVKLPNGDVCAIHNIKVDKMTGQSLTHRTEKDRCSQATTRERVRFSENVLYHGYCPDCDVRSEMKNRDVHLHGEPVHLATKLPHHCPLPPPPKPPYPVENGGLGINSGVCQPPLKPGSQPPPIAPKPQKTILRKSTTTTV